TTACACGAGTCTTTCCATTGTAAGCGATAGGTAAACGAACAAACGTTTGGAAATGATGCTCCGTACCATCTGCAGTCTTAATTCCTCCAGCCAAAGATCCTTTCCGCAATTTCAGCTGCTCCACTAGCTGTACAAAGCTTCCTCCGAGAAGCGAACAGTTCGCCCCGCTGTCTAAAAGGCCAGTAATGCTTTTTCCCAGGACTTCAATTACTGCATGCGGTCGATTGTCGTTGTCGAGATTGATAACTAAAGAGTTGACATTGTTAAAATCCGGTATCTGGGAAGGATCATCAAAACATGGCGAGGAATTCGGTCCCTCCGTTACTAGTTCCCCGCCGGGGCGTTTCCCGAACGATGACGGCAACTTGGGCAGCTCCGTAACGAAAAACCTTTTTGCCCACAACGATAGCAGAACAGTATCGCCTGTGGTTTGGAACAATCCATAAATCGATGCCCCTCTTCGTCGCAATTCCAGCAAATCATTGGTGGTCGAGTGTTCACGTTCGTTGATTCTGGATGCTCCTGAATAGACACTGCAGGCCGAGATTGGTTTTCCCGCGTGTTTGTGGTGTTTTGTTCTCTGCGTTCAAATCTCACCCTCAATGCGTCGACTTGATGAATCAGATCCTCCAACCGTTCTTCCACCTTGTTGTTACTGTCGATCACCGACGGTTCACCGTACGAACTCATTGCTTCTTCATTTCTGCGACTATTAATTTCTTCTAGCATGTTGACTCTTCCGTAGCGCTGATTCAACGGAGCATTGCGATTAGCGCGCTGTACTGGCACTGGTGTAGCGAGCGATGGTTCTAACAGTGATGCTGCAGGAAGTAGCATTCGCCGCTGAAGCCGTTGGAGCTTTCTAAGCTCGTCGAATTCCTTGCATGCTTCTACTAGTTGTTCAACCGATGCTGCTTGCTGTGCTGCCGCAACCGGAGCATATGTAGAGTTCATATTCTTCTTGATGATAAACAACTTCTCTCTATCCGTTGCAGGAGGATTGGCGTAACTAAACAGTGTTGAGATATCCGCGAAGAAATCGCTAAAGGTTTCTTGCTCTCCTTGGAGCCGATGATACGCCTCAGCCCTCAATATATATGCGTAGCTGCTTGGTAAGAACTCTCCCCGGATCAACCGTTTGAAATCTCCCCAAGACCTCAAATCGCCTCTCAAAAACGCTCTAGCATACCACTTCAAAGCATCGCCCTTCAGTAAGTGCTTGATGTTCTGCAATAGCACCTGCTCAGGAACTTCTTCGGACAATGCGAACACCTCCACGCTTTGAATGAACTCGTTCAATGATGTGCCATCTCTTTCGCCTTTGTAGAAGATCTGCCAATTGTGAATTGCCTTGCTTGAAGAACGTCGGTCTTCCCAACGCTGCTGTTGGTAGGCTTCCTGCTCCCGACGCATGAAGCGCTCCAGTAACTCATCCCTTAATCGGCTGTACTCATTCCTCGTGGCTGCTTCTTCTGCTTGTTCCCTAAAAGCGTACGGTGGCGGAGCCGATTCGTCTACCGGATACCCAGGCTTCTCGTCACTCCTAGGTGCACGCTGCTGACCGAACTGCTGAACGTAATTGCCTTCGCGCAGGTATGTTGCCGTCTGCTGTGATTCATATGCGTCGCGCTCTCGGTCCGAAAGCCGTTGCCTCTGCTGGTGTCTTCTTGGAGCAGGTTCTTCTACAGCGGCAGCACCGCTCACCCATGGTGAATTCCCTAAGTACGTGCTGTCGCGCTCTGAACTGAAGGAGTTGGCTTCCGATAGCGACGCCCTGCGAACTGACTTCTCCCTCCCGATGTAGACTGGCTGATTCAAGCTGGCTGAGGTCATGTTCCTCGAAGGCTTTGGTATTGTTCCCGTTCTGCTCGAGTCGGCCCGGGAAACATTCAGATCCACTGCTGCTGCACCATGATCCTCACTAGCACTTTGCACTTGCCCACTTGCTTTTTTTCGCGGGTTGCTTAGCACATCTTCAATGTCCTCCAACGAACATTGAATAAGAAGAGTAAGTGTTGCGTATGTGTCGTTTAATTTTGCCGGCGGTTCTACTATTGCTAAACGTTCACGATAATGAATGAGACGCGACGTTGCTTGACGCATGAATTGGTAATCCGCGGATTTAAACGCTACTTTTAACCGTTCTAGCAAGTTATCTACGCGATCTTGACATGTGCGGATGTTTTGCTCCGCATCCATAATGTGTGaagaattttcataaattttgttgtttcttATATCCTCTAGCATAATTTGCCGAAGCCTTAACGCTTTCGCTCTTCTAGGAAGAGAACTTAAATTAGCTACGTGACGTAGCGCCAACTCATAGCTCACCTCGTCTTCGGAAAGACAAGCTGGATCCATATCCATTGTTTAGAAAAAGGGTCTTATATTCTTAATTGCTAAATGCCAAACCTATTAACTTCAAAATGTGCTGCTTAAATAAGCTACAACACACTAAACACcacaacaaattaaaatgtgGGTTAATTATAGTTGGGCGCCAATGTTGGACTTAATATTTATCGGTGGAATAACAAAATAACTAAAGTTCCACATCATCAAAACGCGCCATCAGATAAATAAAGGAAATTTGTTCCCATTGCACATGTATTCTACATTCATGAATAAATTGAATTAACTCACGTGGTTTTTTTGGTCATCTTATGACGTCCTATGATGATCGCATGCACTTCCGCTCCGAATTCCACCAACCAAGGTCTTGGCTCTGCTGCCCCGGACAAAACGAACTAATTGCCCGACATCGGACCTCTGGATGCTGCTCGTATCGTGCTTGTGGGTGGCCTGAGAAGGAACAAGCGGACTCCGCTCAAGGTTTCCAATTCCCACCGATGGCTGACGAAATGTCGCTGCTGTGCTGCAGACCTGAAGGGAGCCAAGTGGATTCCCGGACATCGGACCTGTGACTTCTGTTGGTGCTGCGATCCTTGATTGCTTCCGGAACAGTGTCGGAAGGCTTCCGAACGGAAGAGATGCTGCTCGTGCTCACTCGCCTGATTATCTGGCAAGCGCTCGCTGATTGGGCTTGTCCTCGTTTCACCAGATTCCCGGCACTAGTTGCTGTCGTGTTGATGCGCAATCTGGAAGGTGTTCTCAAAGGGCTGCCCCCTGAGGCGACTGCTGTTGCGATTCGCCGATGCGGCTGGCGAAGTGTTGCCGGATGCTGATGTGCTCGATGAGAACCAAGCAGGTTTGCCGGGCACCGGACCTCCGGGTCCTGCTGGTGTAAAACGACCACGAAATCCCTGGCTGCGTTCAATGATGAGGAATCACCGGAAGTGATGTTGGCAGCTGCTGGGAGAAAAACACGcgtggaacaaaaaaaaaccctgcgGACAAAGTCCAATTAGTTTTCCAATTTTGCTCAAGGTTGCTTTTTGGTGTTGCTTACCCGATATGGGGTCTTTTGCCTTTGGTAATCCTTCTGGTGCTTTGTTGTCCGCTTTGCTTGTACTGTGGGGATAACAACCAGGTTAGCAACGCGTCATTTCGAGCTTTGAGGTTAACTCACCAGATGTGTTTAGCGGCTCTACTTTTTCTTGCACCGTTCGCCGGTCCGCGATCTTGCGAATTCTGCTTGGGCGAACTTGAACCACGGCTGGTTCTTCAACCAGCACTGGCCTGTTTGACCGGCGGAACAACCTGGCAAGAATAAAATTGCGTGAGCGGGCTTTGCTCTTTTAGGAtggcagtttttgttttttgcaacTCACCAGCAGCTGTAGACGACGACCGTTCCTTCCCCAACGTTGTTACGGTGACTTCCGCGGCTAACTTTGGAGGCTTGAGGATGACCTCCTGGTGCGCTGGTTTCTCCTGTCCGGATCACGTGGCCAccacttcttttttttccacTGAGGAACAGAATGACCGGCAAATTCCTCTTCACAcgcaactttcgtttttttttttttcttttgcactgAAGCAAATTGAATTGTAGGAATTCGtgctttttgacattttcgctGTCGCACGAGGGGTCTCCTTATTCACACAAATACTCGTCCACACTGAGTGGACTCGAGGTACTTTACAGctcaaaatttcatgaatgtGCGTTGAATACATGACTGACTAATTATTgttacaaattttgaataataaaatgaaacaatttacatcttaaattcatttttattcacaaacttaacacaaacactggttcactataatggAATTGACCGGTCCTAAATGTTAGCCTGAGGGCATTCTTCTTGGGCCAACTTCCGGAAGCAACTCCGGTTGCTAGCTTTATTGGCCATCCAACTGGTGATTGCCGCTGAAGAACGGGCCGAAGATGATCAGACCGCTGGATTTTGGGCGGAAtcagccgtggtcctgtaacaatgcaaAATCTTAAATAATCACTTTTTGTCTAACGGATTAACACGCACTTACCATGGTATGCATTCCTCATCCTGAATCTTcctaaatagctatcgcttattcactagttttgattttaaacacgACCGGCCAAAATTTAACCGAAATTCGGTACTTGCTCAATCCAaattatcttctaagtttgaagttttaacttgaagaaattattcctttctgttgaacacatttttctttggtcgaaagaaaatttactttgtttcaaaaaacatatgcaattgaaaaaatgtcttttgaatcaaagaatttgtttaaaatcaaagtccaaaattattcagttcaaaaaaataattctttctttcaaaaattattcatttgaatcagaacgagaattcattgattcaaagaaaacaggagtttgattcaaaaaactgagtgttttgaatcaaagtcagttttgtttggtttcaaaatccaagttttctctgcgtgtacaTAATGTCAGTTGTTGTTCAGCCGaacatttttaattgttttgcaAAATGGTACATAATGCGCCCTCTTAGGGGAGGAGGGAGAAGATGTTAAATGTCACAATGGAGCGATGAGTTCAGTTCTAAAATTTAGGAGGCGTTGAAGGCCATGAGCTTTACATAAGGTGCGGAGATATTTTGATGCTGTCACAAATACATCAGTATCTTCAGACTGGTGTGCATGCAATGCGGTCTGATTTGCATCAATGACGTCATAAGAGTTGTTTGGGTTGCAATTACGGAAGAGTTTTTGATTTAGATAActtttgtttaatgaaaaaatgaccaagTGCTGCATAAAATCCTGCAAAATTTCGCAGGTCGACGCTAAGAAGCAACATAGAGCAGTGAGTTTTCATCAGCTACCGAAGGAACCCGCGGTACGCAAAAAATTGCTCGCGTTCTGTGGCCGTAAGGATGGATCCGGCATATACGTGTGCTCTCAGCATTTCGAATTGACGGAGTTTGTCAATGTTTATATGTTTTTGTCGCAATAATCtttatgtttcgttttttttctctcagcttTGCCATCCATTCGTTGCCCTCCAACTGAGTCTGCTCGATCCATTAGAGCAAAACTGAGGAACCGGAAGCAAGTGGTCGAAGAATTTCTACAGAGAAATGCAAACTTGGGGATCAGTTAAAGTCATCGCCCTCGATTACAATAAAGCATCTTCTAAGATGGTTATTCCACGACGACGGAACAATCCACGGTAAAAAAAACGCGTTCTGTAACAACCGAATCACGCTGAAAAAAGCCATTCAATACTCATTTTGAGATGGGATATTCACTCAACAAGGATATATGTTTCACCTTTTATACGAGCGTTCACCATTTTCAGTATTATAGTACTTTAATCATGTTAATTTGACCAACTTTTCTAGTAAACTGTATTACGCACTGCAGCCCCAATGatattatgacgtcatcactgTAATACACACAATGTTTACGTTTTTTCGATCACCTATACCACGGCAAACCGAGTTCATCCACACCTCTACATCTAGCTCATGGCGTTGAAGGGCTCAGAGGACGGTAAGTTCATATTGAAATTCGATATAAGCAATTTTTGAGCAGATTTTTAAGTGACTGGCATTTGGAACTCTATCAACTGAACTGAGAatcattgttttcattttgatttcgaTCGAACTCAAAGGAACAAGTAAgtagaacaaaataaatttcggtacatatcgaattttaaatacggcgaatgcgccacagctccataagctcccagcaaaaatattattttgttttcttcttttctagAAAGCAAAATATCCTTCAGATACCTTCGTAAAATCAAAATGAAGATCTTAGAATGTACTTTTTAACCCTACTGATAACTAGgtatgtttacatttggcgcattcgcccttttcaaaattcactaccgatTTCTTTTGGATTTAAAGCAATCCAGAGCATGTTGACAATGTTGTTTGGAACTTGCAATGATTAAGCAAGAAAGTAACCAGAACTGAAGATAGCAAAAAGttgtaattttcatagaaatcaTCAATCAATTTAGCGAGAATTGCTATGTTTGTTGGTTTGTTGTAAGTTATTATAGTAAATCAATAAATGGTTGTatcttttcatttctttttttggatttttcagaTTCTGTTACAAATTAGGTTCTGGAGAAGCTTTTCGCAATAATTTATGCTTCAACATTTTTTCTGAGTCGGAATTGttggagaaaacaaatagatgaaaatatttattttaaattcttaatgtctgattgattaaaatttattcaaatatactatttttttaaactctctaaataaaattcattcatGTCTGAccggattaaaaaaatatcacaaaagaaGAACAGGAAAATTTAAATGACCTGACACTCACTCACACTCATAATCCACTTGCTCGATCACTTAGAACTCACTTAACCGCTCACTTATACATTAAAGACCACGAAGAAATTTAAacccaaaaaacacaaaaacgtGGCATTCTCTATCTCTGAAACTACTagaccaaattctacaaatttagtttCTTAGCCATGGATTCAAAGAAGCACGTGATGAACACAATATAAGGGGTACAGTCtacgaaattttaagaaacgaAGAATGACAAGAACAATCACTGTTAGAATTCCTTAAAGCAtgcaatatttacaaaattctgcaaaaatcaaataatcaagacacgaatgccgcaaagatggtaaagtgtctcaaataaacaaaaaaaaagtttcttcggGATATCTAAAGTGTTTTTCACAATTATCTAAAGTaaaatttctttataaaatttataacttttaatttaCGCTTATTTTGACAGCCACTCGCGCCAAGCGAAAATACGAGGTACCTATTTCGTACTTGATTCGCAAtgtgttatgaaaaaaaatcatttgacggtcacttaaaactgacaTGAATTTACGTATGTACAAAATTCACTCCACTGACctattttaagtgaaaattattttcggtgTTGTAATTTAAAAGTTACATATCAGTAGCAGAACAATTGCCTGCTTATGTATATacggaaaaaaatgacaacataaGAAacctaaacaaaaaattacattggAAAAACAATGCcacacaaaaatatcacaaatctCACGTACTGACTGCAGCTTAATAAATCTCACGTATTGGACGGCTTGGTTgttgaaaatctagtatttgTCATACATAAAACTTCACCCCAAATCGATAAGCATAGAATTGTGTAAACATCGAGAGATGGTAGAAAAATCAACCAGGATCTGATTTGAGAAGGTTCATATATTTTGGTATCCTATCAATTCAGCCAGTTGTTAAAAACTGCTGAGGCCCACCAGATAGTTCCGAAGGCTATGGATTAAGGCGAAGTAAATTATAAACAAACGAAACGGTACAACAGGtggattttgtttttggtcCTGGTAACCGTGTACATCATACTTAATTTAAGTTTTGCTGAATAGTGGTAAACATGAAGATAGCTTAGTGCTTTATGATTCAAACACATTCAATAAACCGCTTGATTTCTTCGCCTTTGGTTAAGTAAATGTGCTATCATTTCTTTCATCTCCTCCTAAATTCGCTAAAGTGATATGTCCATGGATTGCGATTGATCCTTATTTACTTCAATAAGTAGAtacctttcgtttttttatataataaatccaaacaacttcaaaaatgatttaaaaatattgctcTCAAAAATATCGCTGCATTTCAAGCGTCGATGAGTGAAAACCATTTCAAGACGCAATCAATCTTATCAAGGCGAATTGAAAAGCTTCAGCTaacaaaacaataatcaaaGCATGACGACCATCTACTAAAACAAACtacttttgaatttgaatagtttgtgttttgtttttttctggcttTTAAGACAGGAAAAACAAAGATTCGGAATATAGTTTTCCAATCCGGAGAATTATTATTATATGTTAAAATGTGATACCCCATAGATTGGTGGACATTAGAAagtatatttcaaaatatttagtttGGAAACAAGATCGCTTTTATTTGTATTATGATAGTTCAATTATCATTTTCAGCCATagtaataaaaactaaaaatcttcGGAGGCAGATAGAATTAATTTCGATCTGCTAACAAAAACAATACCTGGAGCAGTCCGAGAGAGCAACCTGTTCCGTTTGAAGTTTACCGGACAAATTTTGATCATCTACTTACATGAAGGTGTTTCTTCCATTGTGTTTCACGTTAGCACCGCACAAACTAATAATTCGAATACGAATCGGGAGGGATTTCTGCGTAAAACTTTCGGAAAATCCTTTTAATTGCACTCCGGCCAGcgaaaaattatgattcaaTTTGGAGGAAAATGCATACCGAATTTCGATGACAGCAATGACGTATGCAGGGAGAGTGAAATGAGAGAATGTCAAAATATCTCGCGATGAACAGTGCAGGGACGTATTCAGGAAAGCTTGCTGGGTAAGTTCAGGGCGATTCACACTAGGCAGAAGATTTGGAGGAAAgtgttttaataaagttttatacaccttaactaaaaaaaaattgaatttctgaaatttttcatctaatattaaatttttattcaatgtatgaaaaagttgaaacatttagttaataaatttaactcttaaattaattgtttgttttggtccTTCTGAAAGTTTATGCTGGATTCATATAATCAGGCTCTGTTTATTTTTAAGCTTATCATTTAaagtaaataatttttctacGTTAAGTAtgatattttagtttattttctatTACTGATTGTATTATCAAGTGCAAATTTAAgttcatttattaaaaataagacTAGAAATGTTGAAGTTtcacaaacaaataaaatttataagtgGCGTACCTGTTGCCATAAAACACATAATGCGATGTCATAAGTTGGTGAGTTTTCAGTTCACAAAATGATAATTTGAAGGATGTCAATAAAAgtacaaatgaaaataatttgttttactttgtatcatttttaatgttttaacaaTCATTTGGTACtctcattttttcatataaaaataacaaaactactaaacttcaaaactaacaaatgtcaaattgaaatgaaatggtcaacaataaatattaaaattaatcgaaaaatgtagCAACTGAACTGAATGATTAGAAATTCATAGAACATTGGcaatgggcgcgctcgcaatcccggtttacgatttctcatgtgttaaacagagaaagcaattgTTGCGGCAAGAGTGGAGAAAACCGAGTGCTGCCTGTAGCTGTCATCAGATTGACATTTCGATCTGGTAACATTGACCGTTGGAGCGGGGGCAGAGTGAAAATTTATCTTTGTTGAGAAAGTACCGTTATGatagttttgagaaaaagtaCCACGCGACGCAACAGTAGAAAAGTTTGTTGATTTAGTGCGGCATTAAGAGGTTTTCGGTTGTTTTAAAGTTAGAAGATTTGTGAACCTTTATTGTACCAGCTGGAGGGACAAGTAAGTGGTCTAGATGTAGATTGGAACTATTTCCTttattcattttgattgttcGCACAGATTCGTAGCCAGGACAAGTTTAGATTTGCCTTTGATCGAGGTGTAAAGCCATTATTGTTGTTGTGAACATTTAGCGTTGCGGTGAGCAGGGATGGAAACGAAAGGATTTTGATCCGACTAACGTTTAGTCGTCAAGTGTACAAGTCGCGATCTGTACAAACCGAGAGCAAAATCATATCCCCTCGATAGAGGATTTTTATTGAAACGATGATGGTTGAATACCGACAAACACATTTTGAGATTGTGTGTAGCTCGGGGAGGAGAGCTACCCTTTTTGCAAGCGAACTTTAACCAATCGCAACGTACGCTTGGCTCGCTGAGAGTGAGTGTCTTACGTACACAGATCCATGTGGATCCGAATCGGATGGCGCAAACGAAGCTACAACATATGACAGACGACGTGGATGGAAGTTCAACTGTCGGCCGGCAcatgttgaagattttttttggcttaGCGCACGGACATGGGAGTTTTAACTgatttatccaaaatttatttctttgttTTAGATCACTATAGCACTTTTAATATAATAATTAGCTtgattaatatgattttttttaatttttgtattgaaagctCCAAGCAGAAGCTGATAAAACTGGAATAAACTCAAATTGGTTAAAATGAGGTGCTtggaaataaggaaaaatccggaaaatttctgGAATTTCAAAGCTTTGCCAGGAAGCTGGAAGTTTCCCCAAATCACCGGGAAAGTgttctttttttaatgttcatttaaTTGATATTTAGTGATATTTCGTTAAATCTTTGAACAGGTATCAGCACCAGTTCGCTACATATGAACATAAAGATAaagttttgctcattttgctgttttgcttttttgctgTTAACAGTTTGAAAACTCAATTAAACTTTTCTGATTTAAATTAGGCCGATTTTATGATTCCGTGATACTAAATGATATCAAACGTCTAAACTTGAAGAACACATTCGTTTTTTCTAAACGCAGTTTGTGTTTGATGTTTCcagtttttctttattaaaacctcaaatatacatttttttctttaaaaaaactattcttAATATGTTGAGTCTGTTTAGATGTTATAAACCATTTTCAAGAAACTcccatatttataaaaatgtaccACCAAACAGAATTTTACTGGAGACGTGGAATCCTTGtctataaaattacaaaattataaaaatgtttttttgttgaatattttgtgttcATCTTTGTTGTTTCATCTAtgttcacatttaaaaaaaaattataagtaagctgaaattgccaaaaaaagtcgcttattctgttttatgttcaataaaaggttaaattttgattcaatttcaaacaattgAATTCCAATGACATTCAAAAGTTCACATTGCACGTGAATATTCGAATATGAGAGTATTTCttacaaaattggtaaaaaaaagttcaaaaaaataaataatctagTCCAGCAAAAATCATaattatcaaataaaacattttatgagCCAGTTTTTGTTCAAATACAAACACATGAATTTCGTAGAAACCTTTAAGTTATTATTCATTTCTTCTtaatatgtattttttattcattattctGGCATAAGGGATTCAAAATCTTGTCAGATTATAAATTATACAAttaagttgagtttttttttttcaaattgacattAATTCCcgttaaaaaaagaatacaattttaattgcttgattggtttctattacttttttttcggaaatatctCCGTTTATTGCACAACATTGAATCGAAATTACATTTAACtgataaaatccaaaaatcagCTCAAACCTATTCAGATGTGTTATTATATAGATTATATAGATACAACGCAACCAAATTCACGTTTTTTCGAAGTGTcaagaataatttaaaagcgctgaatggacaatttttttcactagaTCTAAAACTTGCAATTTAAGGTtcaacacttgaaaaaaaaacaagcaaaatcatttgaatatcATTTGCATTTTTGGATAAAACTGTAGAATGATTCGAAGAAGCTGAAATTTAAGgtttaaattgaattataaTCTTTCACTCAGACCGCAggttattttgacttctgagaaaaaagttggaAAGGGTCCCTCTTGCATGATTTTTCATAGTTGTTGTTCAACCACGCTCTTTTTAAGACATGAATCAAAAGATCCGTAGTCCTTTActtgttctgaaaattgaaaagctatgcagaatttaaattctattttaaattaattacaactacttagtttgaatttattttatgttttttaaaagaatgttgTTTCATTAGTGactatttattgattttatcaatatCCTACACATGATTCggattcaggatgcaaaatTCTTCCAATATCATGTTTTTAACATAGACTCCGATAATTGTGTTCCCATGTGTTATTTAAATGGAACATAATTTAACACACTTACATAAAAATCAAGCATCgaagtgttaaattaaaaactgcaattttaaagatgaaaaaaaaaacgattgttTTTTACAGTTACTAAAATACATATGGAAAAAGCAGGGTTGAAAAGAAGCACCTTTCAACACTGATTTAAACTAAATATTACTAATTAAAAAATGCCTCTGAAATCTTCAAACAGAATGATGGAACTAAAATCCTGGACCTGGGTCAACGTAAATGAGtagttcagaaatttttttttcgtttttttatttatgctacAAGttatgaaaagtagatttttcagCACAAGTCGAGGATTTATCGAACGAGACTTAccgtgaaataaaatttttttttgcccttTCGACGGAAACCATCGGGCATCAAACAGAAAGGAAGTCTAGCGAATGactgcaaatgaaaaaaaaacagtgccgAAAAGTA
This sequence is a window from Uranotaenia lowii strain MFRU-FL chromosome 3, ASM2978415v1, whole genome shotgun sequence. Protein-coding genes within it:
- the LOC129757668 gene encoding uncharacterized protein LOC129757668 — protein: MDMDPACLSEDEVSYELALRHVANLSSLPRRAKALRLRQIMLEDIRNNKIYENSSHIMDAEQNIRTCQDRVDNLLERLKVAFKSADYQFMRQATSRLIHYRERLAIVEPPAKLNDTYATLTLLIQCSLEDIEDVLSNPRKKASGQVQSASEDHGAAAVDLNVSRADSSRTGTIPKPSRNMTSASLNQPVYIGREKSVRRASLSEANSFSSERDSTYLGNSPWVSGAAAVEEPAPRRHQQRQRLSDRERDAYESQQTATYLREGNYVQQFGQQRAPRSDEKPGYPVDESAPPPYAFREQAEEAATRNEYSRLRDELLERFMRREQEAYQQQRWEDRRSSSKAIHNWQIFYKGERDGTSLNEFIQSVEVFALSEEVPEQVLLQNIKHLLKGDALKWYARAFLRGDLRSWGDFKRLIRGEFLPSSYAYILRAEAYHRLQGEQETFSDFFADISTLFSYANPPATDREKLFIIKKNMNSTYAPVAAAQQAASVEQLVEACKEFDELRKLQRLQRRMLLPAASLLEPSLATPVPVQRANRNAPLNQRYGRVNMLEEINSRRNEEAMSSYGEPSVIDSNNKVEERLEDLIHQVDALRVRFERREQNTTNTRENQSRPAVSIQEHPESTNVNTRPPMICWNCDEEGHRFMDCSKPQAILFCYRCGQKGFSLRSCPSCRHRSGNAPAGN